A window of the Microbacterium sp. AZCO genome harbors these coding sequences:
- a CDS encoding D-2-hydroxyacid dehydrogenase, with protein sequence MTDSLQTAVATLRVVAAVPLREELCELIEQLEPRVEVIRDQSLMRPMRGAADWSGDPDFERTPAQQAAFDDLVDSADALFGIPDVDPSALARTVAANPRLRWVMTTAAGGGSQIKAAGLDREALDRIVFTTSAGVHGGPLAEFAVFGVLAGAKGLPRLREDQRLRTWPDRWEMRQLDEMTVLVVGLGGIGAECARRFRALGARVWGTSRSGAHVDAVDRMIPLAELASAVANVDAIVVTLPGTDQTYHLIDETLLSAVTPGTILASVGRGTVIDETALLAALDDGRISFAALDVFETEPLPHASRLWSHPSVLVSPHTAALSSREEERIARRFAESATRLMDGLPLRSTVDTVEFY encoded by the coding sequence ATGACCGACTCATTGCAGACCGCCGTCGCGACGCTCCGCGTCGTGGCTGCCGTCCCGCTTCGCGAGGAGCTGTGCGAGCTCATCGAGCAGCTCGAACCGCGCGTCGAGGTGATCCGCGACCAGAGCCTGATGCGTCCCATGCGCGGCGCGGCCGACTGGTCTGGTGACCCGGACTTCGAGCGCACGCCCGCGCAGCAGGCCGCATTCGACGACCTCGTCGACTCCGCGGACGCCCTGTTCGGCATCCCGGATGTGGACCCGTCCGCGCTGGCGCGCACGGTCGCCGCCAACCCGCGACTCAGATGGGTCATGACAACTGCTGCCGGGGGCGGAAGCCAGATCAAGGCGGCAGGCCTCGACCGGGAGGCGCTCGACCGCATCGTGTTCACCACGAGCGCCGGTGTGCACGGCGGTCCGCTCGCGGAGTTCGCGGTGTTCGGCGTGCTTGCGGGCGCAAAAGGGCTCCCTCGCCTTCGCGAAGATCAGCGCCTGCGGACATGGCCCGATCGATGGGAGATGCGTCAGCTCGATGAGATGACGGTCCTCGTCGTGGGTCTGGGCGGGATCGGGGCGGAGTGCGCCCGCCGGTTCCGCGCGCTCGGCGCGCGCGTGTGGGGAACGAGTCGCTCGGGTGCTCACGTCGACGCTGTCGATCGCATGATCCCGCTCGCGGAGCTCGCCTCGGCCGTCGCGAACGTCGATGCGATCGTCGTCACCCTGCCGGGCACCGACCAGACGTACCACCTCATCGACGAGACGCTGCTGTCGGCGGTCACGCCTGGCACGATCCTGGCCAGTGTCGGGCGCGGCACGGTGATCGACGAGACGGCGCTCCTCGCGGCTCTCGACGACGGGCGCATCTCGTTCGCGGCGCTCGACGTCTTCGAGACCGAGCCCCTCCCGCACGCGTCTCGGCTCTGGTCGCATCCGAGCGTGCTCGTGAGCCCCCACACCGCCGCCCTCAGCAGCAGGGAGGAGGAGCGCATCGCCCGCCGGTTCGCCGAGAGCGCGACACGGCTCATGGATGGGCTTCCTCTGCGGAGCACGGTCGATACGGTCGAGTTCTACTGA
- a CDS encoding NAD(P)-dependent oxidoreductase — MSGDSIGVLGLGAMGEPMARRLLAEHGRLVVHSRRRHAALVDAGATWAPTPADLARRVDAVLVMLPDLPELEAQLDGPDGLLAGDRELLLMIGSTSSPLGVRTLAEKVGRRTDGRVRVVDSPVSGGTDGASAGTLSIMLGGDPVDTDRAAALLAPCGNPVRLGPLGAGEVAKACNQLIVASTILALGEATVLAERSGIDPRALWDLLGDGYAGSNLLTSRKERLVTGDDSPSGAARYMIKDLGFATDVADDTATAAVMLPAVRSAFEELVAAGLGDRDIAVVRRFISERPA, encoded by the coding sequence ATGAGCGGAGATTCGATCGGCGTGCTGGGGCTCGGCGCGATGGGAGAGCCCATGGCGCGTCGGCTTCTCGCGGAGCACGGGCGGCTCGTGGTGCACTCGCGCCGTCGGCACGCAGCGCTCGTCGACGCCGGCGCCACGTGGGCGCCGACCCCGGCCGACCTGGCACGCCGGGTCGATGCCGTGCTGGTCATGCTCCCCGATCTGCCGGAGCTCGAGGCACAGCTCGACGGGCCCGACGGCCTCCTCGCCGGCGACCGCGAGCTGCTGCTCATGATCGGCTCGACTTCCTCACCGCTCGGCGTCCGCACGCTCGCCGAGAAGGTCGGCCGCCGCACCGATGGCCGGGTGAGGGTCGTCGACAGCCCTGTGTCCGGCGGCACGGACGGCGCCTCGGCGGGGACGCTGTCGATCATGCTGGGCGGAGACCCGGTCGACACCGATCGCGCAGCCGCACTCCTCGCCCCGTGCGGCAACCCCGTCCGCCTCGGTCCCCTCGGTGCCGGCGAGGTCGCGAAGGCGTGCAATCAGCTGATCGTGGCATCCACGATCCTCGCGCTCGGCGAAGCGACCGTGCTCGCCGAGAGGTCGGGGATAGACCCGCGCGCACTCTGGGACCTCCTCGGCGACGGGTACGCGGGGTCGAACCTGCTCACGAGCCGCAAGGAGCGGCTCGTGACGGGGGACGACTCCCCCAGCGGGGCCGCCCGCTACATGATCAAGGACCTGGGCTTCGCGACCGACGTCGCCGACGACACGGCGACGGCCGCCGTCATGCTGCCCGCCGTGCGCTCGGCGTTCGAGGAGCTGGTCGCTGCCGGCCTCGGCGACCGCGACATCGCCGTCGTCCGGCGCTTCATCTCCGAGCGCCCGGCGTGA
- a CDS encoding IclR family transcriptional regulator, which translates to MADEQDDRLSRDPAPAVTRSIRLLDLLAQSRSPLTLTELATALGIAKSSTANLCLALEASAMVERVAAGYRLGRRTAELGGAFAAQFQQVREFYDVCDASPVLRHELVQVAMLDGVHALYLARHEGSAGVRLGTPLGSRLPAALSATGRALLMVHDDDWVAERLSDHVPFPKLTDRSPTDLGGLLERLAQARARGWALDEEESYPGIVGLAVPLDAWAPGDPQLALGVGMSAAEADGARVERVAAALADVAASLTNPFSAAARKKN; encoded by the coding sequence ATGGCCGACGAACAGGACGATCGACTGAGCCGCGACCCGGCGCCCGCGGTCACGCGGAGCATCCGGCTGCTCGATCTGCTCGCCCAGTCGAGGTCGCCTCTCACGCTCACCGAGCTCGCGACGGCGCTGGGGATCGCCAAGTCCTCGACGGCGAACCTCTGCCTCGCCCTCGAGGCCTCGGCCATGGTGGAGCGCGTCGCGGCGGGCTACCGGCTGGGTCGTCGCACTGCTGAGCTCGGCGGTGCCTTCGCCGCGCAGTTCCAACAGGTGCGCGAGTTCTACGACGTCTGCGACGCATCACCGGTCCTGCGGCACGAGCTCGTCCAGGTCGCGATGCTCGACGGGGTGCACGCGCTGTACCTCGCGCGCCACGAGGGAAGCGCCGGCGTCCGCCTGGGCACACCGCTCGGCTCGAGGCTGCCGGCGGCACTCTCAGCGACGGGTCGAGCCCTTCTGATGGTGCACGACGATGACTGGGTCGCCGAGCGGCTCTCGGATCACGTGCCCTTCCCCAAGCTCACCGACCGGTCGCCCACAGACCTGGGCGGGCTCCTCGAGCGGCTTGCTCAGGCCCGCGCACGCGGCTGGGCGCTGGACGAGGAGGAGTCGTACCCCGGCATCGTGGGCCTTGCCGTGCCGCTGGACGCGTGGGCGCCGGGGGATCCGCAGCTCGCCCTCGGCGTGGGGATGTCGGCGGCCGAGGCGGACGGTGCTCGTGTCGAACGGGTTGCGGCGGCGCTCGCCGACGTCGCTGCGTCGCTGACGAATCCCT